From Solanum stenotomum isolate F172 chromosome 2, ASM1918654v1, whole genome shotgun sequence:
TAGAAAGTTATCAATGCATGATCTTTGGAGAATAAACTAGATCCTGCGGGTtatctttctatttctttttggtTTGACAAATGAGGAAGGAGAAACTGAAAGAAAGAAGGCATCATATGTACCCGGGATGACAGCAGCAAATGCACACTTCGCGGCAGGGCTGAGCCAAATCATTGCGCACTCTTCTGTCAAAACAAGTTATAAAGCAACCAGATAGGCCCAGCAAAGCAAAAAACACTAGGGCCCCTGCACAAGTTTAAGAGCAATGGCATAAATTTAATAGAATGCAATGGTTCAAATGTCGAAGAAAAAAGGTTAAGCATCAAATTATTTAGTACAGAGAATTGTGGAGACAGTTTTGTGTGGACAATCTATCTATTTCTTGACATGAGAAAGTATGGAGATTCCTTCCATGTCCTAATGATTCCACATAGGAAAAGGTACATTTCTTCTGTGGATAAGGCAATAAACAGATCATTCCTCACACCAGTTTTTCCTGAAAATTGGTTTTTCTACtagctttttatttttgataaccGTGGTACCCGAGCCAGCTTGTGCGCATCTCAAGTAATTCCACGGTATACTTGTCAGGATACCACTAGCAACAGGTACAAGGTAAACTCTGTCCACCACCAATGCTAGAATAGATGGGGAAAATCATCTAGTTTTTTTCTCTACTTACTAGGTGATTGGTGGAAAAAGTTACTCGGTACctgttgttggtgggaggtgtCGGGTTTCCCGTAGAATTTGTCAATGTGCGCACAAGCTGGCCCGAAAACAACggttaaccaaaaaaaaaaagaaaaaaaaatccctcCGTCAGCCTCCAGTAACTTCCTTGTAGCCTCTCCACATCCAGCTAACACCTACCTCACTTGAAAAATCCCTTCTCTCCCCCCAACCCCCTTCCTCCACCGCCAGTAAATGCTTCCCATCACCCCTTCCCTGACCCATATGAAGTCTTCCTCCTCTTTTCCCGAGAAAAAAAGGATGATGATACAGGACCACGGAGTGTTCACGATCAGATCTCCTCATCCAAATGGTATTAAAAATATACTAATAAACAATTTAGCCTTGCCAACCAACTAGTATGCAGAAAAGTTCTCGTCCAAGCAGGAATAACAAAGGATCTCTCTACATAGAAAGAATTTTGTCCATTAAATGAAGCAAAACAAGGATAGCAGCTTAAGCTCCTTGAAGTATATAATTTCCCAACCTTGAGAAAGTTTTTTAAGAATATAactaaatttctcaaaaaccATATCAATCATAAGAAAAATCCCaatggaaagaaaataaatgaagaagaagCTTTAAATCCCCGAGGAAAAACAATAAAGAGGACATTACTATTAGCAGAAAAAAAGATAATGACAATAAAGCACCTAAAAGTTAGAGATAAAACATATACATGGACTGTTGTAACTACTGAAGCTCATGATGTTTTACCACATATGTAATAGAAGCTTAGTTCATTATCGAATCCCCAAATCAAACGAAGCCAGGATTTCTTGTATGTATCAATGATGTAAACTAAGTATCCCAATGAAGCTATAACCTGCACGTAGAATTAAGCCATCAACTGAATATAGTTTCAACAGAGGATTAAAGAGACATCTCAAAAATCAAACAACAAAACTAAAGAGGGACAACCACCTACAAGTTGAACAGCAAGAAATATGGATAAAATGTCTCTGGTTACGAAAAATCGGAACTTCAAAGTCCGCCATTTTCTATCATCATTAACGTGAACTCTCAAGTGATAGGGAGCTTTGCAAGTAGTGCAATGGGCAAAGGCAAATCCTTCCTgtaaaagacaaaatatttgCTATGAGTAGATAAACTTGCATGTTTGGCGGTTCAAGCTTAAGAAAGTTCGTGTCACTATGCAGCCTGTACTGGATGTATTGGTCTAAAGCTTCACCAGCACTCTAATAGTTGGCTCTtacaaacataaaataaagttcAAAACTTCCTTGAATATAGCTGATTGAAAAGGCTGAAAAAATACCTTGACAGCACGCCAATGATCAAGGCACTCACGATGGACATACTTTGATGTTCCCTTGCACTTGCAAGGTGCTATAAAGTCCCTACCTAAAGACCAAAGTGAAACATTTGCAAACATCTCAATTACCAAAATCATGAATTTTTCATAGAGATGTATACTACCATGCACTTGAATAAACTAAACAACCAGCTTCTTTCCTAATAGAGAGTACAAAAACCTAATTGACACTGCGTGTTTCACTTGTCTAGACAAAATGCCAACTTCAGTCAGCCATACTCTCGCATTGATATGAAGAACATTATTAAGGCAACCATAAACACTTAGGCTGTGGAACTATTTGAGGTTTATGGAAGGGACAAAACACACATTTTTGGACTCCATATTCACCATAAACAACCAACCTTTCAATTTTCAATGTAAAGAATCCCACATCACCAAGCTTTTCAAGATAAGCTAACTGCACAACTCACATAAACAAGCTTatattcccaaaaaaaaaaaacttcaaacgAAGAAAATTTATCCTTTTCTTTATAACCGTCGTATCCATACCAACTTGTACGTAACTCGACTATTCCCCTAGGGTTCTGTCCACAAGGCTTTTTTGACCCATGGGGAACAAATTACCTAGTGCTTCTGAACATGGGACCTCATAGTTTCCAAGTAGTCCCAACTACTTCATTGAACACTAGACCACACCCTTACCCTTCGTggcaaatttcaaaaaactacAGAATCTCTTAAATCCCACACTCATCTCTACACTAACTCTAATGTAAATATACCAACATGGACTATCCCTTATACCCAACTAAGCCTTGTAAGTATTTTCAGTTTGTGAAATTTAGCTAGCATTTGACCaaaaatttttatatttcactttaaactcacaaaaattcaatttttttccacACATCCAAACACAActacttccaaaaaaaaatcacaacatcataaactcaaattttcaaatttcaacttcaacATCTACGAACAAACAAGAACTACTTAGACAATTTACAATATTGAGATCAGTGGATCtataaaaattgaaactttacaCAAAACCCATAAatctaccaaaaaaaaaactaaccgTCAGATTCGAGGCAAATACGGCATTGAATATGTTCATCAGGACCTGCTTCAAGGTCtataatatcatcatcatcattaataTTAGGTACTGTAATCAAACTAGGAGGGATCAGAGGAGAAGATTCTTCGGGTTCGGGTTCGGGTTCGGGTTCAGTGTGATCAACACCCACACccatttcaatttcttttgacATTTTCGCTCAGAATTGTTAAATAGAGACAGAAATTTGTACAAAAATGGATCAAGATTTGATACCcaaaacaatatatatgtatagataTAATTAGTATGTATATCTTCCCCAACTGATCCTTTTGTTTTCTCTTGTGTTGTCTGAGATTGAGATGACAACAAACAAGAGAAAGTGAAAATGGTAAACGAAGAGAGCAGGTagaaatacttttaaaattaatattttcttttaaggtTGTGGAAACAATTATTCCTAGGTTTTGgctttatttttttaccatattaatttaaattttacctTGAAGGAAAATTAAAGCATTACCAtaattgcttttattttttttgaaaggaaaatataattttctttcatatttggtttattcttttttcttagaGGAAAAGTTTAGAGATATATAAATGGAACATCCCTATTCTCATAACATAACACAATAGCATCCATAATATAGTTTATAGGGAGATTTTCTCttaaacatatttatgtttttttcaatattatattagttttataatatgTAGGTTACTTGACCAAACACTATTAATAATATGTTTctagtatgtttttatttgtcgtctaatttatcaatcatatGATTTACAAAttataagcttccgcatgactcCCTAATCACGTTCATAACCCAACACTTTGACCTAATTTGGTGAATTAAGGTTTCACAGAAATCTGAGTTGCATCTGTcatagtattaattttatacatgtatttttagttaccctattattttatcgttattattattttctttccctAGATATAACACAATGCTTTTCTTATTAATCGACATGTCTTTCTTATTAATTGtcgtatttttcttttcatcaatattctaatttattgtatttgaatAGAGAATCTTTCGAAAACAACTTTGTATTTTATACTTCTATGAATCTAGATGATCATTGGGCCAATGCTTCATTTGTTATGTATTTGGCATATCAGATGCATAGGAGAGTGACGAGCAAGataggagagaggcgagcgagatttatTATGTATCTCACATATATGTGAATTCACTTGGATATAATATATTTAGAATAAAAAACACGTAATTTTGACCCTATATATCACGAGATACATCTATCTAAACATATCTGGATGcatcaaaatatcataaaattctTAATGTTGCAAACTATAGTAcatctaagtaattagctcttaaACTAGTGTGATTTATGCAAGTTCTCCTCTATTTTATCCTTCTCATATTTCACATATGAAACTGTCTTGACTACTAAGTATGTTGTTGTGATTGTTACTCAATTTATGAAAttacactaaaaaaaattcaattgaattttaataaagagtaaaaaagaaattattcgataaatttagtatttttagaATGTGTAATTTTAGTATTAACATACTCAAAATATAGGGATTTTAATGATAGAAGCGATAGTTAAACAACTTTCGTAAAAACAAATACGTTAGTTACGTgatcatatataaaattttaggtTTTAACTTACTTCTCGGGCGGATTTAGGTTTTACTGAAATTTGTGTGGCatctattataataattttatacatgtattttttttagttaccctattattttatcgttattattattttctttccctAGATATAACACAAtgcttttcttattatttgacatatattttcttattctcatatttttatttttatttattgtatttgaatCGAGAATCTTTCGAAATTGTTTATACTTCTATGAATCTAGATGATCTCATTGGGCCAATGCTTCCTTTGTCTTTGTGGGCCTCAAGAACAGAGGTAAAAGTCTTGTCTATTTTCTCATTGATAAAAACAAGGTGAATCAGCAAAAGCAGACTCCAAAACCCTGCTGCCCTCTTTTCCCTTCGTGTTTaagcaaaaatctcactcaaaAATCCTTACCTTCAAGCTCCCATGGCTGCTAACAACGAGGTGAAAAAGCGAAAGCTTGCCAAGAAGGCACCAGATTCCATTGCTACGCCCTCTAAAATCAACAAGAATCAGCCGCAGCAGCAGCAAAAAACACCCAAATCCAATTTTTCTAACCCACCCATTTCCGATTCCGATTCCGACTCCGACCCATTACCGGTGAAAATCCAGAAACTTCTCGAACCTTTCTCAAAGGATCAACTGGTTGCCCTAGCGGTGGATACCGCAGCTGCTCTCCCTGCTTTTTACGAGCTTATCCAGTCAAACGCTGATAAAGACATCAGTCACAGGAAAATCTTCGTTTATGGGTTGGCGCGTGAGACCACGCGCCCGGCGCTGCTGTCCGTCTTTGAACCGTATGGGGAGATTGAGGAATGCAACGTTGTGATGGATCATGCTACTGGAAAGGCTAAAGGGTATGCCTTTGTTCTGTTTAAGACTAGGAAATCAGCTGCGAAAGCGCTGAAAGAGCCTCAGAAGATGATCAACAATCGTTTGGCTTCGTGTAAGTTGGCTTCAATGAAAGAGACTGCTGTTTCTGGGACTAATGAATTTGGTAACCGGAAGATCTACGTGAGTAATGTGCCGAAGGA
This genomic window contains:
- the LOC125854670 gene encoding uncharacterized protein LOC125854670, with the protein product MSKEIEMGVGVDHTEPEPEPEPEESSPLIPPSLITVPNINDDDDIIDLEAGPDEHIQCRICLESDGRDFIAPCKCKGTSKYVHRECLDHWRAVKEGFAFAHCTTCKAPYHLRVHVNDDRKWRTLKFRFFVTRDILSIFLAVQLVIASLGYLVYIIDTYKKSWLRLIWGFDNELSFYYICGALVFFALLGLSGCFITCFDRRVRNDLAQPCREVCICCCHPGVCADGHLTGALCIWTDCSTCFEGCASMAGECGGCIGGAGEAGLPFLFIVALVVLGLFTIIGIFYSILVITMVGQRIWQRHYHILAKRMLTKEYVVQDVDGEDTGNDWSPPPLPQEHVQQLKTLGLL